In Paenibacillus sp. FSL R7-0345, a single window of DNA contains:
- the spoIIIAF gene encoding stage III sporulation protein AF, which produces MSWLGDWLRELILVVLMAAFVEMLLPGKSMERYARLVLSLLVLLTMLSPIVSLLKGDAAKELSVALGQQEQQGGLFSGAGQGAGELEQILADGRLLAAGAKEQSLQLAAEEVAGQMREQVTGSTGLQGVKVTVKLGLSEASGSGGEAVPVITAVNVSLPASAAAGQAGSTGAGTGTSDGSSTGSEPIRIEPVEPVQVQIGEGTGGAVQEVTAGSADGASGAGAGGQEAEADEIIKLLEANWNLEHGIIRVSGSPAGSGKS; this is translated from the coding sequence ATGAGCTGGTTAGGCGATTGGCTGCGTGAGCTCATTCTGGTAGTCCTGATGGCTGCCTTTGTAGAAATGCTGCTCCCGGGCAAGTCGATGGAGCGCTACGCCAGGCTGGTACTCAGCCTGCTGGTCCTGCTGACAATGCTCAGCCCGATTGTCTCCCTGCTGAAAGGGGATGCCGCAAAGGAGCTGAGCGTGGCGCTGGGACAGCAGGAACAGCAGGGCGGACTGTTCTCCGGTGCAGGCCAGGGCGCCGGGGAGCTGGAGCAGATTCTGGCGGACGGGCGGCTGCTGGCCGCAGGGGCGAAGGAGCAAAGCCTGCAGCTGGCTGCGGAGGAAGTAGCCGGCCAGATGCGGGAGCAGGTCACCGGCAGCACAGGGCTGCAGGGAGTCAAGGTGACCGTGAAGCTCGGGCTGAGCGAAGCATCCGGCTCCGGCGGCGAAGCCGTTCCTGTAATTACCGCGGTTAACGTGTCCCTGCCGGCTTCAGCTGCAGCGGGTCAGGCCGGCAGCACCGGAGCAGGAACAGGGACCTCAGACGGCAGTTCTACAGGAAGTGAACCGATCCGGATTGAACCGGTGGAGCCTGTGCAGGTGCAGATCGGCGAAGGTACTGGCGGCGCGGTACAGGAAGTGACAGCCGGATCAGCAGACGGGGCGTCCGGTGCCGGAGCTGGCGGGCAGGAGGCAGAGGCGGATGAAATTATAAAGCTGCTGGAGGCAAACTGGAATCTGGAACACGGAATCATCCGGGTCTCGGGCAGCCCGGCAGGCAGCGGTAAATCCTGA
- the spoIIIAE gene encoding stage III sporulation protein AE yields the protein MHKIPKIKILLLLLPFLLLLWCGETAAATGAPQASGGTSSPVDGWVKGQVENLPLDGVESYWDQLMTEYGGFFPDGQTPSLMDMLLPGEDGLSFASVLSGLGKFMWHEVLYNGKLLVTIVMVSVLSMILETLQTAFERKAVSKIAYMLCYMVVLVIAVNSFNIAIGYAKDAIDRMIDFMMAMIPLLFALLASMGNIVTVSVTHPLIVFMIHTVGTLIHTIVFPLLFFSAVLHLVSAMSDKYKLTQLANLLRNVGAGLLGVLLTVFLGVISVRGITSSVTDGVTIRAAKYITGNFVPVIGKMFADATDTVISASLLVKNAIGLSGVIIILFLCAFPAIKILILALIYNVAAAVMQPLGETPIVSCLQTIGKSMIYVFAALAAVSLMFFLAVTIMLTAGNVTVMMR from the coding sequence GTGCACAAGATTCCTAAAATAAAAATACTGCTGCTGCTTCTGCCCTTTCTGCTGCTGCTCTGGTGCGGGGAAACGGCCGCGGCAACCGGCGCTCCGCAGGCTTCAGGAGGCACCTCCTCACCCGTAGACGGCTGGGTCAAGGGACAGGTGGAGAATCTGCCGCTGGACGGAGTGGAGTCTTACTGGGACCAGCTGATGACGGAGTACGGCGGATTCTTCCCGGACGGGCAGACCCCGTCGCTGATGGATATGCTGCTTCCCGGCGAGGACGGTCTCAGCTTCGCCAGTGTCCTTTCCGGACTGGGTAAATTCATGTGGCATGAGGTGCTCTACAACGGCAAGCTGCTGGTTACGATCGTTATGGTCAGCGTGCTCAGCATGATTCTGGAGACGCTGCAGACCGCTTTTGAACGCAAGGCTGTCAGCAAAATCGCTTATATGCTCTGTTACATGGTTGTGCTCGTCATCGCCGTCAACAGCTTCAACATTGCCATCGGCTACGCGAAGGATGCGATCGACCGGATGATTGACTTCATGATGGCGATGATTCCGCTGCTGTTCGCGCTTCTCGCCTCAATGGGCAACATCGTTACCGTTTCCGTTACGCATCCGCTGATTGTGTTCATGATTCATACAGTCGGCACGCTGATTCACACGATTGTGTTCCCGCTGCTCTTTTTCTCGGCGGTGCTGCATCTGGTGAGCGCCATGTCGGACAAATACAAGCTGACCCAGCTGGCAAACCTGCTGCGCAATGTCGGGGCCGGGCTGCTGGGAGTCCTGCTGACTGTGTTCCTCGGCGTCATTTCGGTCAGGGGCATCACCAGCTCGGTGACAGACGGTGTGACGATCCGCGCCGCCAAGTACATTACCGGAAATTTCGTACCGGTCATCGGCAAAATGTTCGCGGATGCCACCGATACCGTCATCTCGGCTTCACTGCTGGTAAAGAATGCAATCGGGCTCTCGGGCGTCATCATCATCCTGTTCCTGTGTGCGTTTCCGGCGATCAAAATTCTGATTCTGGCGCTGATCTACAATGTGGCCGCAGCTGTCATGCAGCCGCTCGGCGAGACGCCGATCGTATCCTGTCTGCAGACCATCGGCAAAAGCATGATTTATGTCTTTGCCGCTCTGGCCGCCGTATCCCTGATGTTCTTCCTGGCCGTTACGATCATGCTGACCGCAGGCAATGTCACGGTGATGATGAGGTGA
- the spoIIIAD gene encoding stage III sporulation protein AD has product MEIIQVVGIGLLSTVLILVLKEQKPIFAFLLTTAAGILIFLFLIGKIGTILGTLERVAESSGMEMIYIKTVFKIIGISYIAEFGAQIVRDAGQESIASKIELAGKVLIMVLAVPIISIIIETVMKLLPA; this is encoded by the coding sequence ATGGAAATTATTCAGGTAGTCGGAATCGGGCTGTTGTCGACGGTGCTGATCCTCGTGCTGAAGGAGCAAAAGCCGATATTCGCCTTTCTGCTGACTACGGCAGCGGGCATTCTGATCTTCTTGTTCCTGATCGGCAAGATCGGCACAATCCTTGGGACGCTGGAGCGGGTGGCGGAGTCCTCGGGAATGGAAATGATCTACATCAAAACGGTGTTCAAAATCATCGGAATTTCCTATATAGCAGAGTTTGGAGCGCAAATTGTGCGTGATGCCGGGCAGGAGTCCATCGCCTCCAAGATCGAGCTGGCCGGCAAGGTGCTGATTATGGTGCTGGCGGTGCCGATCATCAGCATTATTATCGAAACCGTGATGAAGCTGCTGCCTGCCTGA
- the spoIIIAC gene encoding stage III sporulation protein AC — protein MNIEVNAIFQIAGIGIIIAMIHTVLKQMGKEDIAHWVTIVGFIIVLFMVIRMLDGLLQEIKTIFLFQ, from the coding sequence ATGAATATTGAGGTCAACGCGATTTTTCAAATCGCCGGCATCGGCATCATTATTGCCATGATCCATACGGTGCTCAAGCAGATGGGCAAAGAGGATATCGCCCACTGGGTAACGATCGTCGGATTTATCATCGTGCTGTTTATGGTGATCCGGATGCTGGACGGACTGCTGCAGGAAATCAAAACGATTTTTCTTTTTCAGTAG
- the spoIIIAB gene encoding stage III sporulation protein SpoIIIAB, producing the protein MLKLLGAVLVVLAGTLAGFTRAAQYADRPRNIRGLIAALQRLETEILYGYTPLPEALRRIGQQSKGPLQAFFTAAADEMSPPLDHSAEEAFKRAMELHFRSAALKGAEKEILRQLSCTLGTSDRSNQSTHIALALQQLKQEETAAREDQGKYEKMSKSLGLLLGVLIVILIF; encoded by the coding sequence GTGCTTAAACTGCTGGGTGCCGTGCTGGTCGTGCTGGCCGGTACGCTGGCCGGGTTCACCCGGGCTGCCCAGTATGCAGACAGGCCGCGGAACATCAGGGGGCTGATTGCTGCACTGCAGCGGCTGGAGACCGAAATTCTCTACGGCTACACTCCGCTGCCGGAAGCGCTGCGCCGGATCGGGCAGCAGTCAAAGGGGCCGCTGCAGGCCTTCTTTACCGCCGCTGCCGATGAGATGAGCCCGCCGCTGGACCATAGTGCCGAGGAGGCTTTTAAGCGGGCGATGGAGCTGCATTTCCGGTCTGCCGCCCTGAAGGGTGCGGAGAAGGAAATTCTCCGCCAGCTGAGCTGCACGCTGGGCACAAGCGACAGGTCGAATCAGAGCACGCATATTGCGCTGGCTTTGCAGCAATTGAAGCAGGAGGAGACAGCGGCCAGAGAAGATCAGGGCAAATATGAAAAAATGAGCAAAAGCCTGGGTCTGCTGCTTGGAGTACTGATCGTCATTTTGATCTTTTAG
- the spoIIIAA gene encoding stage III sporulation protein AA, with protein sequence MANDWLFLFPEKVRVLLSGLPAPLLAKLEEIRVREGRPLEINYSGRYHFLCESGSLTQHPAEAYKPSREDTHRLLDLISNHSLYTMEEELRKGFITIPGGHRIGLSGRTVLSGGGVEHLRDITGFNVRIARELPGIADSVLPYLVERGRQRILHTLILSPPQHGKTTLLRDLARQISAGSPEGSRPGLKVGIVDERSEIAGSRRGIPAFDVGPRTDILDGCPKAEGMMMMIRSLSPEVLVADEIGRHEDAEAVTEALHAGISVVATAHGKEVAELARRPGLGGLLEHRMFERYVILHRTEAGLTFRILDGQKRGLLLITPEEQQGGERRA encoded by the coding sequence ATGGCTAACGACTGGCTTTTCCTGTTTCCCGAAAAAGTAAGAGTGCTATTGAGCGGACTTCCGGCCCCTCTTCTGGCGAAGCTTGAGGAGATCAGAGTCCGGGAAGGTCGCCCGCTGGAGATTAACTACTCCGGCAGATACCATTTCCTCTGCGAAAGCGGCAGCCTGACCCAGCATCCCGCAGAAGCGTACAAGCCAAGCCGGGAGGATACGCACCGGCTGCTTGATCTCATCAGCAATCACTCCCTCTATACGATGGAAGAGGAGCTGCGCAAGGGCTTCATCACCATCCCCGGCGGACACCGGATCGGCCTTTCCGGTCGGACGGTGCTCAGCGGAGGCGGTGTGGAGCATCTGCGCGACATTACCGGCTTCAATGTCCGGATTGCCCGTGAGCTTCCAGGCATCGCCGACAGCGTGCTGCCCTATCTGGTAGAGCGGGGGCGGCAGCGGATCCTGCATACGCTGATCCTCTCGCCGCCGCAGCACGGCAAGACCACGCTGCTGCGTGATCTCGCCAGGCAGATCTCGGCCGGCAGCCCGGAAGGCAGCCGCCCCGGCCTCAAGGTCGGCATCGTCGACGAGCGCTCTGAAATCGCCGGCAGCCGCCGCGGCATCCCGGCCTTTGATGTCGGACCGCGCACCGACATCCTCGACGGCTGCCCGAAAGCAGAGGGGATGATGATGATGATCCGCTCCCTCTCGCCCGAGGTGCTGGTCGCCGATGAAATCGGCCGCCATGAGGATGCCGAGGCGGTGACGGAAGCGCTGCATGCCGGAATCTCCGTGGTAGCAACGGCTCACGGCAAAGAAGTGGCCGAGCTGGCCCGGCGTCCGGGCCTCGGGGGGCTGCTGGAGCACCGGATGTTCGAGCGGTATGTCATCCTGCACCGCACCGAGGCAGGACTGACCTTCCGCATTCTGGACGGGCAGAAGCGCGGGCTGCTCCTCATTACGCCGGAAGAGCAGCAAGGCGGTGAACGCCGTGCTTAA
- a CDS encoding YqhV family protein, with protein sequence MAILRLLSGSVEITAALIMLRLNQVDKALAVNSGLALVGPTILILTTAIGLTGMAQELSWGKLGWIGCGVAFLLIGILKK encoded by the coding sequence ATGGCGATATTACGGCTGCTGTCCGGCAGTGTAGAGATTACGGCGGCGCTGATCATGCTGAGGCTGAACCAGGTGGACAAGGCGCTGGCAGTCAATTCAGGACTGGCTCTGGTAGGGCCGACGATTCTGATTCTGACGACGGCTATCGGGCTTACGGGGATGGCGCAGGAGCTGTCCTGGGGCAAGCTGGGCTGGATCGGCTGCGGGGTGGCCTTTCTCTTAATCGGGATTCTGAAAAAATGA
- a CDS encoding YitT family protein, with protein MQVRNLVVPLVSSSVARQVKDVAVIILSAFLVASGLRLFLIPHQLLSGGVAGTASIIGYLTNPKYISLYYFAINFPILLWGFVAVGKKYICLSMLSVIATTWFLTVIPVIKLTKDPILASIFGGVIIACGVGFSLRAGGSSGGFDILGSIITRKRDIPMGTVLFVMDGLVILSLGFFKSWDSALYAMLCIFVKSRVVDMIHIRHVKLTCFIVTKEREKMLSRLTQLPHGVTVVNAEGGYSHEGNTMLMTVTTRYELAELRKTILETDPKSFVNVLETVEIVGRFRRLS; from the coding sequence ATGCAAGTTCGTAATCTCGTAGTACCGCTAGTATCAAGCAGTGTAGCCAGGCAGGTTAAAGATGTGGCTGTTATTATTCTTTCAGCTTTTCTGGTAGCAAGCGGCCTCCGGCTGTTTCTTATTCCGCACCAGCTGCTGAGCGGAGGGGTGGCAGGGACGGCTTCCATTATCGGCTATCTTACGAATCCCAAATATATTTCGCTGTACTATTTTGCAATCAACTTTCCGATTCTGCTCTGGGGCTTTGTGGCCGTAGGCAAAAAATATATTTGTCTGAGCATGCTGTCCGTCATAGCGACGACCTGGTTCCTGACTGTCATTCCGGTCATCAAGCTGACCAAGGATCCGATTCTGGCCAGTATTTTCGGCGGGGTGATCATAGCCTGCGGGGTAGGGTTTTCGCTGCGCGCGGGAGGCTCTTCCGGGGGATTTGACATTCTTGGCTCGATTATTACACGCAAACGCGATATTCCGATGGGGACCGTACTGTTCGTGATGGATGGACTGGTGATCCTGAGCCTCGGCTTTTTCAAAAGCTGGGATTCCGCCCTCTATGCAATGCTCTGTATTTTCGTAAAAAGCCGGGTCGTGGATATGATTCATATCCGTCACGTCAAGCTGACCTGCTTCATCGTCACGAAAGAGCGGGAAAAGATGCTGAGCCGGCTCACCCAGCTGCCCCACGGGGTCACTGTAGTCAACGCGGAGGGCGGTTACAGCCATGAGGGCAATACGATGCTGATGACCGTAACGACACGCTATGAGCTGGCCGAGCTGCGCAAGACGATTCTTGAAACCGATCCGAAATCGTTCGTGAACGTGCTGGAGACGGTGGAGATCGTGGGCCGGTTCCGGCGGCTGAGTTAG
- a CDS encoding aspartate kinase — protein sequence MSLYVMKFGGSSVGDIERMKRVAKRIAEKQDEGHRCVVVVSAMGDTTDDLIDQAKALNEQPPAREMDMLMTTGEQISVALLSIALHGIGRNAVSYTGWQAGFRTDETHGRARINEIVPRRVLESLEREQIVIVAGFQGMTLDGEITTLGRGGSDTTAVALAAAIKADVCEIYTDVDGIYSTDPRIVKKARKLKEISYDEMLELANLGAAVLHPRAVEYAKRYQVKLVVRSSFNHNEGTVVKEEASMEQGVVVSGIAFDKNVARISILGVPDVPGVLAQVFGKLAAEGVDVDIIVQSGVQNGTADFSFTVGLGDLDRAKEVIEELHSELPYREVTSEDNLVKVSIVGAGMVSHPGVAAQMFEVISSQGVSIKMVSTSEIKVSCVVESGNLPQIIQALHTAYNLDTEEQAFVGGPKDRR from the coding sequence TTGTCACTTTATGTCATGAAATTCGGAGGCAGCTCCGTCGGCGACATTGAACGTATGAAACGGGTCGCTAAGCGCATCGCAGAGAAGCAGGATGAAGGGCACCGCTGCGTTGTGGTTGTATCCGCTATGGGAGACACTACCGATGATCTGATCGATCAGGCAAAGGCGCTGAATGAACAGCCGCCGGCGCGCGAAATGGATATGCTGATGACAACAGGCGAACAGATCTCTGTTGCGCTGCTGTCCATCGCCCTGCACGGGATCGGCAGAAATGCCGTCTCATATACAGGCTGGCAGGCAGGCTTCCGTACAGATGAAACTCACGGCCGGGCCCGGATTAACGAAATTGTGCCGCGGCGTGTGCTGGAGTCGCTGGAACGCGAACAGATCGTTATTGTGGCAGGCTTCCAGGGCATGACGCTGGACGGCGAGATTACGACGCTGGGACGCGGAGGCTCCGATACAACGGCAGTAGCACTGGCAGCTGCAATCAAAGCGGACGTCTGCGAAATTTATACCGATGTGGACGGCATCTATTCCACCGACCCGCGTATTGTGAAGAAGGCACGCAAGCTGAAGGAAATCTCCTATGACGAGATGCTGGAGCTGGCCAATCTGGGCGCAGCGGTACTCCATCCCCGGGCTGTAGAATATGCCAAGAGATATCAAGTGAAGCTGGTCGTCAGATCGAGCTTTAATCATAATGAAGGTACTGTTGTGAAGGAGGAAGCAAGCATGGAACAGGGAGTTGTAGTAAGCGGGATTGCGTTTGACAAAAACGTGGCACGGATCAGTATTCTGGGAGTGCCGGATGTGCCGGGCGTCCTTGCCCAGGTATTCGGCAAGCTGGCTGCTGAAGGCGTTGACGTGGATATTATCGTACAGAGCGGTGTCCAGAACGGCACAGCCGATTTTTCCTTTACAGTAGGGCTGGGCGATCTGGACCGGGCGAAGGAAGTGATTGAAGAGCTGCACAGCGAGCTGCCTTACCGTGAAGTAACCTCGGAAGATAACCTGGTCAAAGTATCGATTGTCGGTGCAGGCATGGTCAGCCATCCGGGTGTAGCTGCACAGATGTTCGAAGTAATCTCCAGCCAGGGCGTCAGCATCAAGATGGTCAGCACCTCGGAAATCAAGGTTTCCTGCGTTGTTGAATCAGGCAACCTGCCGCAGATTATTCAGGCGCTGCACACTGCCTATAACCTGGATACAGAAGAGCAGGCCTTTGTAGGCGGACCTAAGGACCGCAGATAA
- a CDS encoding TetR/AcrR family transcriptional regulator, protein MSPRNVQKDLQLRKERIEHILDAALQTIAKRGIDSTNIKDIAREANLSVGNIYNYFSSKDDIFSEVLLRGQTAYGTTLEDLASLDADPRIKLLEFCKGWLSNESNWAFTIMLQSIRTNQTVNPEIRAAATQRFTGNLEPLAEIIRQGQADGTLIAGDSRQLAFYFVSLIQGLTLQLAPGYEIPVHINPSGIVALFLAADTPLPETDPRTAAKLFRFHNKKMFDK, encoded by the coding sequence ATGTCGCCGAGAAACGTCCAGAAGGACCTGCAGCTGAGAAAAGAACGCATTGAGCACATACTGGATGCCGCCCTGCAGACCATCGCCAAACGCGGAATAGATTCGACCAATATCAAGGATATTGCCCGGGAGGCCAATCTTAGCGTGGGCAATATTTATAACTATTTTTCCTCCAAGGATGACATTTTCAGCGAGGTGCTGCTGCGCGGGCAGACAGCGTACGGCACGACACTGGAGGATCTGGCTTCGCTTGATGCAGACCCGCGTATCAAGCTGCTTGAGTTCTGCAAAGGCTGGCTGTCCAATGAGAGCAACTGGGCCTTCACTATTATGCTGCAGAGCATCCGTACCAATCAGACCGTTAACCCGGAGATCAGGGCGGCCGCCACACAGCGGTTTACCGGCAATCTGGAGCCGCTGGCGGAGATTATCCGGCAGGGACAGGCCGATGGAACGCTCATTGCCGGAGATTCCCGGCAGCTGGCTTTTTATTTTGTCAGCCTGATCCAGGGCCTCACCCTGCAGCTTGCCCCCGGCTATGAAATCCCCGTCCACATTAACCCTTCCGGCATCGTCGCACTGTTTCTGGCGGCAGATACGCCATTGCCGGAGACGGATCCTCGTACTGCGGCCAAGCTGTTCCGGTTCCATAATAAAAAAATGTTTGACAAGTGA
- a CDS encoding ABC transporter ATP-binding protein, translated as MASELLVIDGLSKTFSAPAGDVIALNNIRLQVRKGEFVTIIGPSGCGKSTLLKIVAGLDTRYTGTVLLNGKPIEGPSIEKGFIFQEPRLFPWLTVEKNIAANLSLKNPQVRQRVNELIELVRLQGFEKSYPRELSGGMAQRVSIARALLRNPDVLLLDEPFGALDAFTRTHMQEVLLDIWQRNGTTMLFVTHDLDEAVFLGERVVIMNPRPGHIRSVLPVDLSFPRKRSGTAFQEMRRLVLNEFEKVEEPLYDVGGGI; from the coding sequence ATGGCCTCAGAGCTGCTTGTGATCGACGGACTGAGCAAAACCTTCTCCGCCCCCGCGGGTGATGTGATTGCCTTGAACAACATCCGGCTGCAGGTCCGGAAAGGTGAATTTGTAACGATTATCGGCCCCAGCGGATGCGGCAAGAGCACCTTGCTCAAAATCGTCGCCGGGCTGGACACCCGTTACACGGGAACGGTTCTGCTGAACGGCAAGCCGATCGAAGGCCCAAGCATTGAGAAGGGGTTTATCTTTCAGGAGCCGCGGCTGTTCCCCTGGCTGACAGTGGAAAAGAACATCGCAGCCAATCTTTCCCTGAAAAATCCCCAGGTGCGCCAAAGGGTTAATGAGCTGATTGAGCTTGTACGGCTGCAGGGCTTCGAAAAATCCTATCCCCGGGAGCTGTCCGGCGGGATGGCACAGCGTGTATCCATTGCGAGAGCGCTGCTGCGTAACCCCGATGTGCTGCTGCTGGATGAGCCGTTTGGTGCACTGGATGCTTTTACCCGGACCCATATGCAGGAGGTTCTGCTTGATATCTGGCAGCGCAACGGGACGACCATGCTGTTCGTAACCCATGACCTGGACGAAGCCGTATTCCTCGGAGAACGGGTTGTCATTATGAATCCCCGTCCCGGGCATATCCGCAGCGTGCTGCCGGTCGATCTCTCTTTTCCCCGCAAAAGATCGGGCACGGCCTTCCAGGAGATGCGCAGACTGGTGCTGAACGAATTTGAAAAGGTGGAAGAACCGCTCTACGACGTAGGCGGCGGAATATAG
- a CDS encoding aliphatic sulfonate ABC transporter substrate-binding protein has translation MKKSSLILTVLLALSILIVGCANNTSDAGSQEAASSEGVTVKIGIQGSGGVFGKAREEKWFEQEFEKLGATVEWIEFQSGPPMTEAIASNKLDIASLGNMPIIAAQAANIPFKIISQALDGKNNVAVIVPAGSTAASLADLKGKKIAVTKGSNAYNFLYRGFEEAGLPDSDFEIIQLQPDETQSAFENGGVDAWATWDPYITLNTLTGKGKVLTDGEQLGVLSPSFTIARTAFADQHPDLVTLYLKAVNKTLKWETENENEALERYAAERSIPVEVVKGIFERSRIINIPVSDDIVAEMQITADFQYKIENIRSEIEVKKITDNQYIEAALKEPLE, from the coding sequence ATGAAAAAATCGTCACTGATCCTTACAGTGCTGCTCGCTTTGTCCATACTGATTGTCGGCTGCGCCAACAACACTTCAGATGCGGGCAGCCAGGAAGCAGCCTCCAGTGAAGGCGTTACCGTTAAGATCGGCATTCAGGGCAGCGGCGGAGTGTTCGGCAAAGCCCGTGAGGAAAAATGGTTCGAGCAGGAGTTCGAAAAGCTGGGTGCAACCGTGGAATGGATTGAGTTCCAGAGCGGCCCTCCGATGACAGAAGCCATTGCTTCGAATAAGCTCGATATCGCAAGTCTCGGCAACATGCCGATTATCGCGGCCCAGGCGGCGAACATTCCTTTTAAAATCATCTCCCAGGCGCTGGACGGCAAAAATAACGTCGCTGTAATCGTGCCTGCCGGCAGCACTGCCGCCTCACTTGCGGATTTGAAAGGCAAAAAGATCGCAGTTACCAAAGGAAGCAATGCCTATAACTTCCTCTACCGCGGCTTTGAGGAAGCGGGCCTGCCAGACAGCGATTTCGAAATCATCCAGCTGCAGCCTGATGAAACGCAGTCTGCTTTTGAGAACGGCGGCGTTGATGCCTGGGCAACCTGGGATCCTTATATCACTTTGAATACGCTGACCGGTAAGGGAAAAGTGCTGACAGACGGCGAACAGCTCGGCGTACTCTCCCCTTCCTTTACCATTGCACGTACGGCTTTTGCCGACCAGCATCCTGATCTTGTCACGCTTTATCTGAAGGCCGTTAACAAAACGCTGAAATGGGAAACCGAAAACGAAAATGAGGCACTAGAAAGATATGCGGCGGAACGCAGTATTCCTGTTGAGGTGGTTAAAGGGATTTTTGAGCGCTCCCGGATTATTAACATCCCTGTAAGTGATGACATCGTTGCTGAAATGCAGATAACTGCAGACTTCCAGTACAAAATTGAAAATATCAGAAGCGAAATTGAGGTCAAAAAGATTACCGATAACCAGTACATTGAGGCTGCCCTGAAGGAGCCGCTGGAATAA
- a CDS encoding ABC transporter permease translates to MQASAEKALVPPLTPKKRTLKSSSLSIMTTNLLLGLLVPVGLLIAWEIAGTLGYLNPVLLPKPSSIWAELVGMTSSGELAKHLGISAWRALLGFLIGGGLGLAAGIWVGFSYKTERLLDPTLQMLRTLPHLAIAPLFILWFGFGETSKLLLIAKGSFFPLYVNTFLGIRSVDSKLFDVGKVLQFSKWQMITRLILPASLPNIFLGIRLSVGVAWLGLVVAEMMGSSSGVGYLINDARSFSLTTVVFVGIIVFAVVGKLSDFVIRLIEARMLRWQDSYKGEGAK, encoded by the coding sequence ATGCAAGCAAGTGCGGAAAAAGCGCTTGTCCCACCTCTAACCCCCAAAAAGCGCACATTGAAAAGCAGCAGCCTGTCCATTATGACTACCAACCTGCTGCTTGGCCTCCTTGTTCCTGTGGGGCTGCTGATCGCCTGGGAGATTGCCGGGACGCTGGGTTACCTGAACCCCGTCCTGCTCCCGAAGCCCAGCAGCATATGGGCAGAACTGGTTGGTATGACCAGCTCCGGCGAGCTTGCTAAACATCTGGGCATATCAGCCTGGAGAGCCCTGCTCGGCTTCCTGATTGGCGGCGGCCTGGGCCTGGCGGCAGGCATCTGGGTCGGATTTTCCTATAAAACCGAGCGGCTGCTTGATCCGACCCTACAGATGCTGCGGACGCTGCCCCATCTGGCGATTGCCCCGCTGTTTATTCTGTGGTTCGGTTTCGGTGAAACCTCCAAGCTGCTGCTGATTGCCAAAGGCTCTTTTTTCCCGCTGTATGTCAATACATTTCTCGGTATCCGTTCTGTAGACAGCAAGCTGTTTGATGTAGGCAAGGTGCTGCAGTTCAGTAAGTGGCAGATGATCACAAGATTAATCCTTCCTGCCTCGCTGCCTAATATCTTTCTGGGTATCCGGCTGTCGGTCGGTGTAGCCTGGCTCGGACTGGTCGTTGCTGAAATGATGGGCTCCAGCTCGGGGGTGGGTTATCTGATCAATGACGCCAGATCCTTCTCCCTTACGACTGTTGTGTTCGTAGGCATTATCGTATTTGCGGTAGTCGGCAAGCTTTCCGATTTCGTGATCAGGCTGATTGAAGCAAGAATGCTGCGCTGGCAGGACAGCTATAAAGGGGAGGGTGCCAAATGA